The Xiphophorus couchianus chromosome 6, X_couchianus-1.0, whole genome shotgun sequence genomic interval tgctgcttggGTTCTCAGCAAAGCCAAGATGATAGAGCACATCACATTGGTtgtaaagtccttccactggaTCCATGTACCTCAGAGAATATActttaaaacactgttttagtttataaatcactgaatgtcttagcaccaaaatacattaaagatatgttgttgttgtatcaaccttccagatcacttctggttctggtctgctctgcatctcaAACCAGATCCAGTTCAGTTGGAATAACAAGGATCTTTCTCAGAGATCCAGCATTGATTTTGGTTCATCAGTGATGAACCAGTTTCCCGGAAAGCGCAGAGCTTCATATAATGATTCTGTTAAGCTTCATGTGGGGATTCCAGCAGATATGTAACAGACTTCGGTGCTCCTGGTTACAAAACTGTGGGTCAGTCTGAACTTCCTCTTTGTTGCAGACATGTTGCTGTGGCTGGTCTGTAGGAACAAAGAGACAGATTTGCTTTGAAGTAAAGATCTGGATAGTTAAGAATGTTTGGCGAAACATTCATGgagcaaaatctgaaatgtaGATTTCAGCATCATCGACTGAACAGTGTCTGGACCTATGGAGTCTCCTACGCACTCAATAGGTGTCTGCTTCACTGGTTACCATAGTAACATCTATAGTGTCTAGCGCAGGGGTCTCatactccagtcctcgagggccgcagtcctgcagtttttagatgtgccacaggtacaaaacactggaatgaaatggcttaattacctcctccttgtgtagatcagttctccagagccttaatgacttaattattctattcaggtggtgcagcagaggcacatctaaaagttgcaggactgcgacCCTCGAGGACTgaagtttgagacccctggtctagcGTGTCCACTTCAAAAGTTTTGTGACAGGTTATTATCTGAGCATGTGATTGTCCATCACACGCTCAGACTCAGAGGCAGCAGGATGTGATGGTAAACATTAGTTCAGAGTCCAGGTGATAAACCCTGAAGGACTGGAATTTTGGCATCCCTGGTTCAAAGAAATTTAATTCTGCGCTAAGGCACTGAATGGTTTTGTTTCATGTGTTGGAATCCTGAACGATGCTGAAGTTAGCAACTGATCTGGTGTTTGACTAAAGGGATATTCTGCTCCTTTACAGTACTTACTATGCTCTGGTCAAAGGTAATAAGACTTAAGATTACTCAACAATGACCTGGATTGTTTTAGAATGAAAACTGGAagcaaaggaaaagaaaacacttgtGATTTACAACAAATTTCCTAAAAAGATAGAatactgctttttttcttttatctctctTTCTTAAAGATGGCTGTCTCTGTTTTCGGGACTATTGCGGAACCACTGGAGATGATGGTGTAAAGAAGTATTTTATATAATCAAGAGTATCAGGGACAGTCTTGAGCATGCATTTCATGAGACTGAAGTACAATAGCAGTGTCTTCAGTTAGAGGCTATAGCAGTTGTTACAACAACATATAATTTCTTCTTGGGATCAATAAGACATTtcttaatcaaattaaaaagtgcattttatgagttttcaaaaatatgaatgtttacTTAATATCAAATGAGTTTGCCATTTTGACTCCTAAAATAATACGAGTTTGACTACAAGtgtaaattaaagctgcaagcaccGTTGGGGTGATGATGATCAGTCACTGACAGTTTGGTGCCTCTGTGACTTTCTGTGTAGAAGATATAACAGTTTCGTGGCGAATAGGCGAACTTTGACCCATGGCAATGCCTTTAGCATGCACAAAAACTCACcgtttttgtaacttttaatcGGACATGTCTAATGAACAATCTGCCCAAGTTTGAAGTTGATCGAtcaaaatccctaggaggagtttgATCAAATGAAGAGGCTGCAAATGGCCAAAATGGAGTCAAtctaaaatggccgacttcctgtttgacTTGCACTATGAAATTATTTGTATCTTCGATGCGTCTTGGGGAGCtctacaagtgtaccaaatttcatgtctctatGATAAACTAAGGTCAATGCGGAGGATATTTTGAAAGTTGACCGGTGGCGCTGTCGAGCCGTTTCTTCTAACGACCTTAAAATACGTAATTTTCACGGAGAGTTGACGCGTCCGCCAAGTTTgatgagtttttgaatatgatgaAGCCCCTCTCCCCAACCCTAATTCATCTGGTGGAACCATAATAAGATTAAGAAACAATAGGCCTTCGTAGCGCTTCGCTGCTCGGGCctaaaaatgtacttatttaATTTTCCCTGCAAGTTAACGActcgatgcaatctgctgggtttacATTGATATAAACTTTTTCAtccaattttaataattaactgagactatttgataactaggatcaattggaaCGTGATTGaagtgaaatttgtttttagtaaagCTGCTGAACTGAATACAAACTTTGGCATGTGCTAAAGCTAGCAGCTGGACGGTGCTAACAGCTACCATGGtaacaggggaaaaaacaacattcattattattttattactttctctATGATATTCGGAGCCTGGTCTAGCCGGCTTCTGTTACTTCTTACCGACTCTGGTGAGTTTTATCTGAGGTTTCCAGTAGGTTTCCAGCAGTTTGATGTCTTCCTCATAGCGGACGATGGTTTTCTCAACCTCGGTGAAgatttcttcagcagcagcagttagtcGCTCTCTGATAAACTCTCTCAGATGCTTAACTGAAGACATGgttaattaaatattcagctgAGACACAGCACAACCGTTTTCCAGTCGAGTCCACACAAGTTGCTGCTGaagcctttttgttttacttccgCCGGAAATGAGACAAAGTAGCTGATTGGTCCATTCACCACCCCTGCTGGACTGGAGTGGAACCGCAAcgtggtaaaaaaataaaataaaataaataaataaataaataaaaaataaaaaaaattgattaatgGAGCAGATATTAACCAAGAATAGTTTCTACAGTAAGTTATTTCCAGCTGTTTCAGTGCTTGTTTCTGAGTCTTACTATCCTCATATGTGTTACATTCTAATAATACTTGTGGGGACGTGAGTCAGTGTTTATTTCCACCTTTAATTCTTCAAGGATATCTGTCACTTGTTTTTGAACTAATGTTTCTACAACTGTACTACATTTACCTAGCTTTAAAGctacattaaaatattattcacaTTGCACATATCTTAGAACAGACACAGAAAGGCAAATTTTAATTTacgttgttttattttggtagaaATGATAATGCCACTTTGTAAtgagtgaaaaataatttctggatTTGTGTTTAGACCTCTTCTTTACTCTATATGTAAGACTGCAAATGTTCTCCCtctgagaaatgtttttattaataatttggtATATAGACAATTAATTCAAAATGGTCAGACTtaattttactatttaaaacattatgctGTATTATGGCAAACCATGTTACTGTATTTTTACAATGAAGCTTTGTCAACCAGAGCTATTGATAATTTCTTATAAGTTTCTTTATAGTGCCTATCAGCTCTGCTGAAGCTATTTTATTGCACTTtatatctttgttttatgtttgattttgtctttatatattttttgatatttgatATAAATCCATATAACTGCTTCATCACAATTCCTCATGttggaacatttttttgtatttccttgcAATACTGACTTGATGTTCTTTTTTATGACAAAGACAGATGGCTGTTGAAGATTTTATTAtcaatccaaataaaaaacaacttttaaatttgactttatatttATAGACACAAAACACAACCACAGAAATAACTAATTCGGAATTGTATTTACAGTGATTAAAACACATATTCCTTCCCtataactaataataataaatcaatattaaacaaCCCTAGATTCAATGCCATGTAAAACCGCAATCGTCCTGTAGGGGGCAGCATCCCATCACTAACAGAGCTAACCAGTGAAGACATGTGACAGTTTCCCCCCCCCCTGAAGTTTCTcctttaaaaaatcaacaagaCATGAAATCAGCTTAGATCCCCAGAGACTATATTGTCTCATGTCTGTCAGGACTcaacaaaatatatcaaaacaaaatcttaatctaaaaacatttttcactttttcaatcAGAGgaataatttgtcattttattactGAGTTCACAGTTTTTGCCACTAAAAGCAACAAGGAGTGAAAGATAGCAAATAGTCTTGTGTTAATCAGCTGTTTTAGAGATGTatgtagaaaaaataacaaattcaacAGAACCAAATTCAAAGACATCAGGTTTGAAGACACACAAGTCCTGATAATCTCTGACTATTGATGTCTGATTAGTttagacacaaaacaaaaacaatcaagaaaatctgttagagAATTAAAAATCTGCTTGAAACTCACAGAATTTTTTGGATTCTGTCTATTTGGGTTCACAGAGCTCTGCATAACATGCAAAACCAATCCAGAGCCCAGCATGTAGCGGCTCAGTGAAtgtggtctggactctgtggatcAGAGTCATGGTGTCAGAGACactgtagaaggacagaataCCTGCTCTGTGATCCAGGAACACTCCGAGTCTGGAGGAACGAGGACCTGAGATGGATTTCCAAATGTTGTTGTGACCAAATTTAAAATTGTGTAAACAACAATCTAATGCCCATGATTTGTCATTAGCtccaaataaacttttattactTCTTCCTGCTCTGATCATACTGTTGTAAGCGACTGCTACATAAATTCTCCCTTTCCTctccacctcccagtaacaacATCCAGTCAGACTTTCTCTACTCAGGACTTGTCGCCATTGAGTGAATCTTTCTGGGTGACTAGGAAGAAACTGAGGTTCACCCATCCTTTTCACCTTTCTGTCCCCTTGTGATAGTGCCAGCCACGAATTTGCAGTGTTTGGATTTAGTGTGAGGTCACATGAAAGTCTTAAAAATCCAGCTCTGCTTTTTGGTTCTCGTTCTGACAGTGAAACATCCACCTCAGTGAGACTCAGTGAGCTTCCTCTCCATGGGTCTCTCAGAATGTCCTGTAGTTCAACTTGGAGCTCTGACACAGATGCTATGACATCCTCAAAGTATCTTAGAGGATGAATATTGATGCTGGATGAGTTTGTAGACTCACTAAATACTGAAACGGAACTGTAACCGCTGAGAAACCGATTGTGATCCTCTATCTTTGAGAGCTGCTTCAGCtcagcgtctttcctcttcagctcagtgatctcctgctccagcttctcctgaagATCTTTGACTTgactcacttcagtttcctgctgggatctgatctgctgcttcacatcagagcttcttttctggaggagatagatcagctcagtgaagatcttctcactgtcctccactgcTTTATCAGCAGAGTGATtgatggcctccacctcctgttgaagcagcttcatgtctttctctttttcctggAGCACTtgttggattttcttttgtttctcctccagctctcttTGCCTCTCAGTCCTTTCTGCTGCAACTGACACTGTGTCATGACCTTTATGTTCCTCTATTAAACACAAACTACAGATACACTTCTGATCAGTGCGGCAGAACATTTTCTTCACCTCATTATGACGAGAGCAGATGTTCTCCTGGAGGTTCTTGGACGGCTCCACCagcttgtgtttctttaaaggAGCCACATCATAATGAGGCTGAAGGTGTTTCTCACAGTAAGAGGCCAGACAGACTAAACAGGACTTGATGGCTTTCAGTTTTGTTCCAGTGCAGAAATCACAGGCCACATCTTTAGGTCCAGCACAGCGGTGATCAGCAGGGGTAGCTTGGGGTCCGGTCTTCTTCAGGTCCTCCACTACAGTTGcaaacacaatgtttttcttcaaagcaGGCCTTGGTGTGAATGTCTCCCTGCACTGAGGGCAGCTATATATTCTCTTCTGATCCTCCACATTCCAGTGTCTTTTAATACAGTTCATACAGTAGCTGTGTCCACAGGGAATCGTCACCGGATCCTTCAGTAGATCCAGACAGATAGAACAGGAGAAAGTTTCTCGGTCCAGCTTATTCTGCTCCATTTCTGCTCTCAGTCACAGTGACTGTGTGAGTTTGACTTCCAGAAAATGTGCTCTGAGCATTTATTCCTTCAGAAGAATGTAGACTCTCAAGTCTTACACTAATTTGCATAATGATAACACCCACCTTCAACCGTCAAGTCTAAAGGAAGAATGTGGATAGACTGGAGCAACTGCGAGGAAGTGGTTAAACAGAGACACGTTTTtcaataatgtttgtttttaccagaCCCACTGACGGTCTTGCCCATTTGAGATGCGACCCCACAGACTACattaaataaacagcaaaatatcatttgatatttaaaagttaaagataTGACTGACACTGCATTCTGACCCATGATTTGGTTGTTCATTCTTTCTTCTCGAGAAAAATTAGTCATtgttaatgatttcatcactaTGCATGATATCAACAACAGAAACATGGTTTGACAtctttcagttcagtttctgtGCTCACCACGGTACTGAGACAGCCCGTGTCAAAGTGTTTAATGAGATCCACATAAATACAAACTGTGAAAGACCCACAGTGATGGTATTGTTGAACCTCAGTTCAGCAAATGAAACTGTTGTCCATGACATTATTAAAGTGACTGGAGAGTTGAGTTGTA includes:
- the LOC114146278 gene encoding tripartite motif-containing protein 16-like isoform X1 gives rise to the protein MEQNKLDRETFSCSICLDLLKDPVTIPCGHSYCMNCIKRHWNVEDQKRIYSCPQCRETFTPRPALKKNIVFATVVEDLKKTGPQATPADHRCAGPKDVACDFCTGTKLKAIKSCLVCLASYCEKHLQPHYDVAPLKKHKLVEPSKNLQENICSRHNEVKKMFCRTDQKCICSLCLIEEHKGHDTVSVAAERTERQRELEEKQKKIQQVLQEKEKDMKLLQQEVEAINHSADKAVEDSEKIFTELIYLLQKRSSDVKQQIRSQQETEVSQVKDLQEKLEQEITELKRKDAELKQLSKIEDHNRFLSGYSSVSVFSESTNSSSINIHPLRYFEDVIASVSELQVELQDILRDPWRGSSLSLTEVDVSLSEREPKSRAGFLRLSCDLTLNPNTANSWLALSQGDRKVKRMGEPQFLPSHPERFTQWRQVLSRESLTGCCYWEVERKGRIYVAVAYNSMIRAGRSNKSLFGANDKSWALDCCLHNFKFGHNNIWKSISGPRSSRLGVFLDHRAGILSFYSVSDTMTLIHRVQTTFTEPLHAGLWIGFACYAELCEPK
- the LOC114146278 gene encoding tripartite motif-containing protein 16-like isoform X2, producing MEQNKLDRETFSCSICLDLLKDPVTIPCGHSYCMNCIKRHWNVEDQKRIYSCPQCRETFTPRPALKKNIVFATVVEDLKKTGPQATPADHRCAGPKDVACDFCTGTKLKAIKSCLVCLASYCEKHLQPHYDVAPLKKHKLVEPSKNLQENICSRHDTVSVAAERTERQRELEEKQKKIQQVLQEKEKDMKLLQQEVEAINHSADKAVEDSEKIFTELIYLLQKRSSDVKQQIRSQQETEVSQVKDLQEKLEQEITELKRKDAELKQLSKIEDHNRFLSGYSSVSVFSESTNSSSINIHPLRYFEDVIASVSELQVELQDILRDPWRGSSLSLTEVDVSLSEREPKSRAGFLRLSCDLTLNPNTANSWLALSQGDRKVKRMGEPQFLPSHPERFTQWRQVLSRESLTGCCYWEVERKGRIYVAVAYNSMIRAGRSNKSLFGANDKSWALDCCLHNFKFGHNNIWKSISGPRSSRLGVFLDHRAGILSFYSVSDTMTLIHRVQTTFTEPLHAGLWIGFACYAELCEPK